A portion of the Mesobacillus sp. AQ2 genome contains these proteins:
- a CDS encoding DsrE/DsrF/DrsH-like family protein, with the protein MKVAIIASNGGMFDAYKVFNIATAAAATDAEVGIFFTFEGLNLIHKEAHKQLPMPAGTEHFQEGFARENVPPVEQLVEMAAEMGVKMIACQMTMDVMSLEKDQFVDGIDVGGAASFLHFASDADITLTF; encoded by the coding sequence ATGAAAGTAGCTATCATCGCCTCTAACGGCGGAATGTTCGACGCATATAAAGTATTCAATATCGCGACTGCGGCAGCAGCAACAGATGCAGAAGTAGGAATTTTCTTCACATTTGAAGGGCTTAACCTGATCCACAAGGAAGCGCATAAGCAACTTCCTATGCCGGCAGGAACAGAGCACTTCCAGGAAGGCTTTGCAAGAGAAAACGTTCCTCCAGTTGAGCAGCTTGTTGAAATGGCAGCTGAAATGGGTGTCAAGATGATTGCCTGCCAGATGACAATGGACGTAATGTCCCTTGAAAAAGACCAGTTCGTTGATGGCATTGACGTGGGTGGAGCAGCTTCATTCCTTCACTTCGCAAGCGATGCAGATATTACATTGACATTCTAG
- a CDS encoding sulfurtransferase TusA family protein, with translation MSISADKVLDAKGLACPMPIVKTKKSMNEMEPGQVIEVQATDKGSTTDLKAWAESTGNQYLGTITDGDVLKHYVRKASEDELNNESPHPHTSTLEEVLAKLEGEEKITILDVRESAEYAFGHIPNAKSIPLGELEQRFNELDPEEDVYIICRSGSRSDMAAKKLAEKGFKKPINVVSGMKDWTGPTETSVEK, from the coding sequence ATGTCAATTTCTGCGGATAAAGTACTGGACGCAAAAGGACTTGCGTGCCCGATGCCGATTGTCAAAACGAAGAAATCCATGAATGAGATGGAACCTGGACAGGTTATTGAAGTGCAGGCGACTGACAAAGGATCTACAACAGACCTGAAAGCATGGGCAGAAAGTACAGGCAATCAATACCTTGGTACAATCACGGATGGAGATGTGCTAAAGCATTATGTCCGTAAAGCGAGTGAAGATGAACTGAACAATGAATCGCCACACCCACATACATCCACACTTGAAGAAGTGCTGGCAAAATTGGAAGGCGAAGAGAAGATAACCATTCTTGACGTAAGGGAATCTGCTGAATATGCTTTTGGCCATATTCCTAATGCAAAATCGATTCCGCTTGGAGAACTGGAGCAGCGGTTCAATGAATTGGATCCTGAAGAGGATGTCTATATCATTTGCCGCTCCGGATCAAGAAGTGATATGGCAGCGAAGAAGCTTGCCGAAAAAGGATTCAAGAAACCTATTAATGTTGTTTCCGGGATGAAGGACTGGACAGGCCCGACGGAAACATCAGTTGAAAAATAA